Proteins from one Anopheles nili chromosome 2, idAnoNiliSN_F5_01, whole genome shotgun sequence genomic window:
- the LOC128731207 gene encoding WSCD family member AGAP003962: MALRGWRLFGVAGTILVYVGGILFLSFVSLQGPQQKRGVHGPRGYGEFETLRNRDLGLMGKKPPLQWCTELHYLDAPVRVPRKPPKLLQTFPGHFVKKFSVYNYHAGSNNQNLHSAPAGPADGSDGANPASSSHPGRPPSGEPSSDKLADSDSVSRRKAKERHGTPELTALVSFPGSGNTWLRYLLQQATGILTGSVYKDYGLLKSGFPAESVANSSVLVVKTHEWGPHAWTPYSKAILLIRDPERAILAEFNRQSGGHVGFASPDRYRRTKGRYWTQFVKNKLWAWEQTNLSWAKNFTGEVKLVFYDDLVENVEGTLRSILKFLNYSTEEELLACALMRKEGIYRRKKRILQFDPYSPAMHAAIDEKRAEVYAALGRYDAQ; encoded by the exons ATGGCACTGCGCGGTTGGCGACTGTTCGGGGTGGCCGGCACCATACTGGTGTACGTCGGCGGTATACTGTTCCTATCGTTCGTGAGCCTGCAAGGACCGCAGCAGAAGCGCGGCGTGCATGGACCACGTGGTTACGGCGAGTTCGAGACGCTACGCAACCGGGACCTGGGTCTGATGGGCAAAAAGCCCCCGCTGCAGTGGTGCACGGAGCTGCACTACCTGGACGCACCGGTTCGAGTCCCTCGTAAGCCACCCAAGCTGCTGCAAACCTTTCCCGGTCATTTCGTGAAGAAGTTCAGCGTGTACAACTACCACGCTGGCAGCAACAACCAGAACCTACACTCAGCGCCGGCAGGACCAGCCGACGGGAGCGATGGGGCCAATCCGGCCAGCTCCTCACACCCGGGACGGCCTCCTAGCGGCGAGCCATCTAGTGATAAGCTAGCGGATAGTGATAGCGTAAGCAgacgaaaagcgaaagagcgaCACGGGACACCGGAGTTGACGGCGCTCGTGTCCTTTCCCGGGAGTGGAAACACCTGGCTGCGGTATCTATTGCAGCAGGCGACCG GCATCCTGACCGGTAGCGTGTACAAAGACTATGGGCTTCTGAAAAGCGGCTTCCCGGCGGAGAGTGTCGCCAATTCCTCG GTGCTGGTGGTTAAAACGCACGAATGGGGCCCACATGCCTGGACCCCGTACTCCAAAGCGATTCTTCTGATACGAGACCCGGAACGGGCCATTCTGGCGGAGTTCAACCGCCAGTCCGGTGGTCACGTTGGTTTTGCCTCGCCCGACCGTTACCGTAGGACCAAGGGTCGAT ATTGGACTcaatttgtaaaaaataaactttggGCATGGGAACAAACGAACCTCTCGTGGGCGAAAAATTTCACCGGTGAGGTTAAGCTAGTCTTCTACGACGATCTGGTCGAAAACGTCGAAGGTACACTACGCAGTATTCTCAAGTTTCTGAATTACTCCACGGAGGAG GAACTGCTGGCGTGCGCCCTGATGCGGAAGGAAGGTATCTACCGGCGCAAGAAACGCATCCTTCAGTTCGATCCGTACAGTCCTGCCATGCACGCGGCTATCGACGAAAAGCGAGCCGAAGTGTATGCAGCACTCGGACGCTACGACGCACAGTGA